The Bombus vancouverensis nearcticus chromosome 7, iyBomVanc1_principal, whole genome shotgun sequence region aatttaatgtattttatgtattaaatattgtataacatactactttgaatattttatatattttttatgttatcTGAGATTCTCTATATTCCTCcatcttcaaatttcccataaatgcataaaaagtAAATAGTCCAGCTATGATAAACTATTATTTGATCCTTAATAAATTATCCGGGACTCGGTTGATGATCGAGATCGTTGGTGGTTCACACTTATCTGGAGGCGAGAAAAAATTAAGAACAGAATTTAAGAGAACGTGCGCGTGAACGAGTATCTCGTGCGACTTACCTGCCCTCCCTACATACAACATAGCGGGCGTCCCGTGCTTACCACTGTCCCGATACCTTATCCAGCCGATCCGTTCCACTTGCTGCGACTTATTATTATCCAGAACTGGGTCGATCTTGATGGGTTCCGTTCACCTAGGCTCCGCTTACTTCGTTAACCCTCTCAGTCTCATTGTCTGCTTTAGCGGTCGATCTGACAGAGGTGAAACCGATGCAGTGAAAACTACGAAACTAGAGAATTGGTATGTAAGTTATGATTCGATATAGGAGGAGGGTTATTTCGGGTTTGTTAACGTGTTGCATCTGGGCGTGTAGGATCGTTTCGATTTATATTGAATATTTGCGATGAAAACAGGCTTCATATCGCGATGTGAAATGGCTCGTTTCGAAGAAAATGGTGGCTGCTAAGTAACTTTGTCATGGTAGATGATAATTGAGAGGCTCAATGCACAAGTAGTATAAGCGTTTTTTTTCTTCTGTAACGAGAAACGAtgcataatatttatatttacttgCAGAATTTTCTTATGGAGAGATATTGATAACTATAACGAATACAAGCCACTGCAGCCCGATTTATTCAAAATTTTGtaactaaaataaattttgtcaaGAAATAATTAAGTGTCCTGATAGTTTTAAGCGATAGAATGTATAGTAGAATGTTCTGATGCTTGAAAGCATACAGATTTaagtaataatttaaatttatccaTACCTTcctcaaattaatgaaaattttgtcATTTGTATCAGCTTTTCATTAAGCCCttcaacaaatataaaatttgaattttctaaTATATTGTACATGTAGTGTATCATTGAATGTTTATTATGTATCAAAGCATTAAGCAGCTTTAAATTGAAGCGTTGGCGCAGAATGAACGCTAGGGATTTATCTACATCTTCATCATTAGTTAATACTCGCCATCACGCTAGGAACGAGAGTAAATAACGCTTATCTCGATAATGCGGACCATACTTATAGCGCGTGTAAAGTTGTTGCTTTGAAACGATCTGCTGGAAACATCACAGAAGTTTGTCGTACATGCATATATGCCCTATGTGTATTCCAGATCTTGTGATAGAATTTCCATGAAGAACGCTCAAAGTAATGACCGTTCCTTTGAACATAATTTTCTGCGTGTTTCTACGATGAACTGTACACGTTggtgcatacatatgtataaaaccATTCTTCTATTTTCTGAAAGACatctataattaaatttttgtgtTACTTGTGTTTTACATTTTTGTAGAACATAAATCACAACATTTTCGCAAGATCAATATTAAAAATgtagtaatttaataaatatggaAGACAATTAAAGATTACAgcaaaatattcaatttattattacttattattgaTTCGAATTTAAATGACTTTAACCTCCACTTCGGCCGATATCATTTCACCTCCCTCTCATCAAAAAAGAGATATCATTCAAAATTGACGTTCTCTTATCAAATTCGATATTCTTTCTGCGCATAAAAGTTGTTACAACATCTCGCTAATTGAATATCACAGGATTTATATATCCGGCTCCCGAGTCTAGTCGGTGAATATCGACCTAAAAGGATCAGCAACTCTGCTGGAAGTCCTCGTGTAACATTCTATAAGAAAAGCGAGAGAGAGTTTGAGGGAAGCTCGCAGTTGGAAGTCACTTATCTCTTCTCCAAATAACATTCCGTGTTATCTGCATGTTTGTCTAACAAGCATGTGGGACACGCTCTGCTCATGAGCTATTAAACTTCGTTATGACCTTGCCGGTCCTTCCACGTCGCTTTATGCGCGTCGTAAAATTTATCTAGAGTTGTGGGCGCCGTGGATTTCGAATAGCGCACTATTCAACCCTTGTTTACCACTGTAAACGCTGCCCCGAACGCCGTGACAAGCACCTCGTTTCTCTCTATACCGAACTATTGGGTTGGGGTTAGGtaggtgattgcggattttgtcaataccaccatTTTCATAatcatttcctttttatgattCTTGGTCTAGTTTCTTGGTCTAGTTCTAATTTCTCTGAGTTGCAGGCAGAGGAGACAAGTATTAGGTTGGCACAaagtgattgcgaattttgtcattaggtggtattgacctCAGAGAATGTTATTGCAACTCAGAAAAACTAGAGCTAGACGAAGAAACTAGACCAAGAATTATAAAAAGGAAGTGATTATGAGAATAGTCTATGAAGATGCGTTGAGCGTGTATTTACGTTCACAATATTGCCGTGAACCTTTATGAAGAGGTTTTGCAATCAAAGGGGTTAAGAGGAGAAAATGATTAAATGCGATTAGACCGTTTAATAAAAGaagaataataaaagaataataaaagaagataataatgTGAATTTAAAGTTAAAAGACTGGAATATTGATAGGTTTCGCATTCACGGTCACAATACCATGACCTTTCGTAGGGACGTTCTTCAATAAAGAGAGTAGTCAATAGTGGAAATTGGTCAAATGTAATTTGTTTTTTCTGTAGATGCAAGAATATGGTATAATAGAAAAGGTAAAGAACACTAATTCAGAACTATAGGACTAGAATATAAGTAGATTTTGCATTCACATACTGTTGTCATACTCGTTCTCGTACTAGTTCATACTGTTCACGCTACTGTTGCATTCTTTTGTGAGAACATTTGACTATTAAAAGACTGGCCAGTGAAAGAGGTTGCTTAAGTATGACTTGTTCTCCATTCTCACCACGCAGAAAAGAAAACAACACAATAAAGGAGGTTAGCAACGCCAATTCAGCGTTAAAAGCATGAAACATAGATACAATTCGCGATATTCTTCATGAAAACAAAGAATAGATTTTCTCGTTTTGGTAGCCAAAGAGTTATAATTTGAGCGCATCGCGCTTAAAGTGATGCGACGTGCTAGACAGGGAGAAAATTTCCCATGAGTGCATTTCATTATCATATCATTCGAGGTACCGGCGAAGTATTCGCAAAAGAGTGAAGCGAAgttttttttattctaattataGTAGTTATATTCTCCAAAGCGGCATGAATTGTTGCTTTTACCATGTTACAAGTAAATTTGAACGAACGTTTGATCTTTGTAAGAACGGCGTAGGTTACAAGTTGCAAACGTCGCATTGTCTTCTTATCTTATTTCCCAGAGGTAATGCGGAGGTGCATTGCTGAAATAGCTCGTTCGTGTCCCTGATTTCGTGTAATCTTCCGttttaattatacaaatttcatttCGCGGAACGGTGCCCGCTTGTATCCAATGTTATTTTAAATATCTTCATTTTGCATAAACAGAGAATtgcgaaagaaaattttcgagAATTTCAACAGGGGAAAGATACGATGAGCCTACTCTTGTCGATTTTATAAGTTTTAGAATGCTTAATAGCTTAAAGGAAACATTTTAACGAGTTCCAAAATATAAGATAAGAGAACTCTTTAGATTCAAGgacattttaatatatataactCACCATATTCTTCTAATAAGGAGATGAAGAATCAATAAAATACATCACAATCGattaattctattttattatatacatcaTTCTTCCCGCTACGTGAATGCTTTGAAGTCGCTGAAAAACGTCCTCATCCTTCGATTAAGTTCATCCGCGTACCTCAATGCGGATTCATCGACCCTAACGTCCCCCATCATAATCTCGCAGTCCAAGTGTCTATCATCACAGGCTCTATGATGATGCTTTAACACATCTTCCGGATCAAAATGGTGCGCCCGTCTGGTAGATGGATTCAGTGTGGTCAGAGCGTAATGATTGTGCACCGTTAACGCGCGCCTGGTCGAGACAAAGCTCTTCACCGAGTCACCTTCTGGCGAGATGCAAGCAGTTCTGATTGTGTCCAGATAATCCAGATCAGGCAGAATATTCGTGGAATTGACCTCGAAGCTAGCGCGGTCGGTTTGATTTCTGGTCTGCAGCTCAGGGAAGAAATAAACGTTTCTAACTGAATACGAGGCGAAGTCCTTGAAGTTTCTTCCAAGCTTGATCCTCTCGTCGAGCAACAGCTCATACCAGTTCTTTCTTCTGGCCGGAACGATCGCCTCGTCGATGTCGATGGGCAGCACAAATTCCGATCGATGAAGATTATCGTAGAAGCAGTGATTGTAGGGTATCAGCTCCATACGTCTCTTGATCCAGATGTCCTCGCTGAGAAACCGCCTTCTAGCGATCTTCTCGTTCGGTAGATCGCCCGGCAACGTCAGATTGAACCATCTGATCACGTTCGATCGCTCGTACAGCCTCAACACCTTCAACACGTTCTCGTGAACATTGAACACGTAAAAATAAAAGTGCTCGGCACCTAATATTCGGTGGAATTCGACAAAAGCGACGATCTTCCGAGAGATGTCCTCGTCGAAGTCCAAACCCTTGATGCAAAGTGTGAACTGACGGCGTCGTTCCTTCGCCTCGTTCCTGTCTTCCCCGTTTATCGTTAAACTATGACTAGCATTCTGGTGGCAGGGCTCCAGGCCTACGTACACCTTCGACGGCTCGATCGCTGCATCCGGTGGTAATTGACAACCAACGAGGATCCCCGCATAGCTATCTACTGTCTCGCCCCACTCGTCCAACCAAATCGTCGACACAAGTGCCTCCACGCTGACAGCTCTGCCACGTTCTTCCTCTTTGTACCTGAACGAACAGAGattatatatttgataatatatAGATAACATTCAATATATTTAGATAGATTTCAAAGAACATATCGCGACTTTAATTCAAGAAAGTTTTTGTATTAAACGAACCTTGCTACTTATATTTTCTTACATGTAAACGAGCAGAAACAAAGATTATTAAGTCTCgtgtttttaataaaagaaatcttCCTCCCGGTGTCTGAGGAACGTGCAAAATCAGTAATTTGTGCTGAATCTCGGAATATTCAGATAGGGGCCAATGTTTTTTGACTGAAGGAAGTTTAGTTTCGTGACCGAATTTACATAATCGTTCGAATTATGAAACAGCTGCCTGCCCCTCGAAGAAGGTCTAAAGAAAGTTTGATAGTAACCAGGCAAGAAGTTAGATTAAAGCAACTGTTCATGGATGATGAGTGCGGAACTCGATTAGCCCTATCTTATTATATGTCGTTGGATTATCTCGTTATTTTGATATAGTATTATCCTAGCAACTTTTAGGCAAGAAGCTTTTAAGGATGAAAACGATATGGCTTTGGAAACACGGCGAAATTTCTGAATTGTCAAAAGGATCATCTGTGAATTGTGTACTTACTTATGCATacttatgcatttatggaagaTTTAAAGatgtataaatatacaaaacgtgcataacatatagaaaaatatataaaatataatgcaaTAGTActgattataatatttaatagaaaaaagaaatctCTATTTAAGAGTTCTATTCCCTAGTGTTCATAGAAACATTAATTTCCATAAAGATCCGTAATCTAGTAATAATATGGAGAGTTGAAGATCCACTGTGctgaaatttacaaattttccaTATAATTTTTTAGACCGTGACCATTTAATTATGCAGAATCGCGATCAACCGCCGATACCAGGGCTTTACTGTATACCGGAAGTAAGAACGGTTGAAGTGACTAGAAAAGATGGAAAGGCTGACTCGCTCGCGAAAAAATGTCTCACCAGACGGTGCAGAAAAGGCCAGAGGTCGGTAGAGGTCCACGTTTAACGCCAATCACCCTGAGGCTTGGGTAACCGGCCACTCTCAGGTCCAAGTGGGCGCTGTACAGGAAGAGCTGTCCGGGGATTGTCTCGAGCCACTTCTCATCGGTTAACTTGAACGTATTTAACGTCGTTCCATACGTTCCATTACCGTCGCACTCCTTGGAGGGTCTGTAATCGAGTGCCAATCTCCGCGCCCATGAGTAAGCCACGATGCTTCTTGTGCCCGGGGGTTCGCCACCTGGAAAATGTGTCAGGGAGATTGAGATTGTGATAGTCGCGTGACGCATGCTACACTCTGCTCATTAACGCGGAAGCGGCGGTAGCGCACGCTTTTCGGCTAATTAATTCGATACGAGCTACGTACGCGATGCGGGTTATTAAATGGAAAGCTACATCGCGTGAAAGATAAACCATGG contains the following coding sequences:
- the LOC117159071 gene encoding uncharacterized protein LOC117159071, which translates into the protein MSVAGTRRLCRVGLVAVLVTALCVLTLLDSPPQLPDPPADPPPTPGGEPPGTRSIVAYSWARRLALDYRPSKECDGNGTYGTTLNTFKLTDEKWLETIPGQLFLYSAHLDLRVAGYPSLRVIGVKRGPLPTSGLFCTVWYKEEERGRAVSVEALVSTIWLDEWGETVDSYAGILVGCQLPPDAAIEPSKVYVGLEPCHQNASHSLTINGEDRNEAKERRRQFTLCIKGLDFDEDISRKIVAFVEFHRILGAEHFYFYVFNVHENVLKVLRLYERSNVIRWFNLTLPGDLPNEKIARRRFLSEDIWIKRRMELIPYNHCFYDNLHRSEFVLPIDIDEAIVPARRKNWYELLLDERIKLGRNFKDFASYSVRNVYFFPELQTRNQTDRASFEVNSTNILPDLDYLDTIRTACISPEGDSVKSFVSTRRALTVHNHYALTTLNPSTRRAHHFDPEDVLKHHHRACDDRHLDCEIMMGDVRVDESALRYADELNRRMRTFFSDFKAFT